A single genomic interval of Candidatus Methylomirabilota bacterium harbors:
- a CDS encoding adenylate/guanylate cyclase domain-containing protein has protein sequence MLQPDSSPVPRLRSSLKLKLGLLITGLLVTAVVLLSSVLLYSAERSLLGETTKRGHTIAQHLANAARNPLLTKDELTLNLLVKEAMKDGDLVYVVITDHQGKVVAHTDVDQLGRGFERAAGLAALGPEPVVQSYRSAERGRILDFAIPLTFRRVNVGAVYVGISQKSVDDAISQARNRLLGLSFAIVVIGLAGSLALATLLTRPILRLVEGTRRITAGDFTVNLAVSSRDEIGVLTEAFNTMATHLGEKEMIKQALARYVDRDVADELLKDPGQLVLEGERREVTVLFCDLRGFTPLSERLAPEEVVLLLNQFYDLMIEATFRNQGSIDKFLGDAVMAVFGAPIAHPNHALRAVRTALAMREGIELLSRRRIRRGGEPLTVGIGVSTGETVAGTVGTDDRMEYTVVGDSVNVAARLESIAKPMQILISARTWREVKDAVKARPLGGVRVRGKEEEIEAHEVLQLR, from the coding sequence ATGCTCCAGCCCGACAGCAGCCCCGTGCCCCGCCTTCGTTCGAGCCTGAAACTCAAGCTCGGCCTCCTCATCACCGGCCTCCTGGTGACCGCGGTGGTGCTCCTCAGCAGCGTCCTGCTCTACAGCGCCGAGCGCAGCCTGCTCGGGGAGACCACCAAGCGGGGCCACACGATCGCCCAGCATCTGGCCAACGCGGCCCGTAATCCCCTGCTGACCAAGGACGAGCTCACCCTCAATCTGCTGGTGAAGGAGGCCATGAAGGACGGCGACCTGGTGTACGTGGTCATCACCGACCACCAGGGCAAGGTCGTGGCCCATACCGACGTCGACCAGCTTGGGCGCGGATTCGAGCGGGCCGCCGGCCTGGCGGCGCTCGGCCCCGAGCCCGTGGTGCAATCGTACCGATCGGCCGAGCGGGGACGGATCCTCGATTTCGCCATTCCGCTCACGTTCCGTCGTGTCAACGTCGGCGCCGTCTACGTGGGCATCAGCCAGAAGTCGGTCGACGATGCCATCAGTCAGGCCCGCAACCGGCTCCTCGGACTCAGCTTCGCCATCGTGGTGATCGGCCTGGCCGGTTCGCTGGCGCTGGCCACGCTGCTGACGCGTCCCATCCTGCGCCTGGTCGAAGGCACCCGCCGCATCACGGCCGGGGACTTCACCGTGAACCTGGCCGTGTCCTCCCGTGACGAGATCGGCGTCCTCACCGAGGCCTTCAACACCATGGCCACCCATCTCGGCGAGAAGGAGATGATCAAGCAGGCCCTGGCCCGTTACGTCGACCGCGACGTGGCGGACGAGCTCCTCAAGGACCCCGGCCAGCTCGTCCTGGAGGGCGAACGCCGCGAGGTGACCGTGCTCTTCTGCGACCTGCGGGGGTTCACCCCTCTCTCCGAGCGCCTCGCTCCGGAAGAGGTGGTGCTGCTGCTCAACCAGTTCTACGACCTCATGATCGAGGCCACCTTCCGGAACCAGGGGTCGATCGACAAGTTCCTCGGCGACGCCGTCATGGCGGTCTTCGGGGCGCCCATCGCCCACCCCAATCACGCCCTGCGCGCCGTGCGCACGGCGCTGGCCATGCGGGAGGGCATCGAGCTGCTGAGCCGGCGGCGGATTCGGCGCGGCGGCGAGCCGCTGACGGTGGGCATCGGGGTCAGCACCGGCGAAACGGTGGCCGGCACCGTGGGCACCGACGATCGCATGGAGTACACGGTCGTCGGCGACAGCGTCAACGTCGCTGCCCGTCTGGAGTCCATTGCCAAGCCCATGCAGATCCTGATCTCCGCGCGCACCTGGCGTGAGGTGAAGGACGCCGTGAAGGCTCGCCCGCTCGGGGGCGTTCGGGTGCGGGGCAAGGAAGAGGAAATCGAGGCGCACGAGGTGCTGCAGCTCAGATGA
- a CDS encoding carbamate kinase: MSLIVVAIGGNALRTEDSVGAPSEWFAALADSLPPVVDLIAAGHRVVLTHGNGPQVGEELLRMEIARPVMPALTLDLCVAETQGSLGYAIQQVLGNLLQRRGRPRQVASMVTQVVVDTGDPAFQAPSKPIGPFYKRAEALRHARELGWTVVDDSGRGWRRVVPSPRPVRVVEAPLVRALVGAGIVPIAVGGGGVPVVETPAGLRGIEAVVEKDFATAVLARDLGAERVYFLTGVDRVAVGWGTPAQRYLHRLTVAEARRLLAAGEFPPGSMGPKVEAAVQFVEAGGALAVITSLDQVAQADRGVAGTVISRDDA; encoded by the coding sequence GTGAGCCTGATCGTCGTCGCCATCGGTGGCAACGCCCTGCGAACGGAGGATAGCGTCGGGGCTCCCTCGGAATGGTTCGCCGCGCTCGCCGACTCGCTGCCTCCGGTCGTCGACCTCATCGCGGCCGGCCACCGCGTGGTCCTCACGCACGGCAACGGGCCCCAGGTCGGTGAGGAATTACTGCGGATGGAGATCGCCCGGCCCGTGATGCCCGCGTTGACCCTCGACCTCTGCGTGGCCGAGACCCAGGGCAGCCTGGGCTACGCCATCCAGCAAGTTCTGGGCAACCTGCTCCAACGCCGTGGGCGGCCGCGACAGGTGGCCTCAATGGTGACCCAGGTCGTGGTCGATACCGGCGATCCGGCGTTCCAGGCGCCGAGCAAGCCGATCGGCCCCTTCTACAAGCGAGCGGAGGCCCTGCGCCATGCCCGGGAGCTCGGTTGGACGGTCGTGGACGACAGCGGGCGCGGCTGGCGCCGGGTCGTGCCCTCACCCCGCCCGGTGCGCGTGGTGGAGGCGCCGCTCGTCCGAGCGCTCGTCGGGGCCGGGATCGTGCCGATCGCCGTCGGCGGAGGTGGCGTTCCCGTCGTCGAGACGCCGGCCGGATTGCGTGGCATCGAGGCCGTCGTGGAGAAGGATTTCGCGACCGCAGTGCTGGCGCGGGATCTCGGCGCCGAGCGCGTCTACTTCCTCACCGGCGTCGATCGCGTTGCCGTGGGCTGGGGCACACCGGCCCAGCGCTACCTCCACCGCCTCACCGTCGCCGAGGCGCGTCGTCTCCTCGCGGCCGGCGAGTTCCCCCCCGGAAGCATGGGGCCCAAGGTAGAGGCGGCCGTGCAGTTCGTGGAAGCCGGAGGAGCCCTGGCCGTGATCACGTCCCTCGACCAGGTTGCCCAGGCCGATCGAGGCGTGGCCGGCACCGTCATCTCCAGGGACGACGCCTGA
- a CDS encoding DUF1116 domain-containing protein yields MGPKMCPDRSLLAGKPRVLSLGLPLFAAELERLGVAVAHLDWRPPAGAEPRLAAALDRLQERRQLIEPANAEAFERLVNGEPVLVDCRPAWEALGLPPRTILHAGPPIPWARMCEPMRAAVLCAIRYEGWAANDDVAAAMVERGDAILAPCHHHGAVGPMTGIITASMPVFVVTNQRYGNRAHAAINEGLGKVLRFGANDDSVIARLRWLASETGPLLGAALRAAGGLPLRPLMAQALRMGDEMHQRNVAASSLLARALMPHAARAGGRHGAVARFAEFLAGNDQFFLNLAMAAAKAMADPAGNVPHSTLVTAMARNGTEFGIRVSGLGERWFTAPVANPVGLYFPRFSAADANPDMGDSAIVETIGLGGGAMAASPAAARFVGAGGIAEAVAATEEIAEICVGEHPHFRIALLDERGAPAGIDVRLVVETGITPLINTGIAGRRAGTGQVGAGVVRAPLACFEQALVALAEEPESASSP; encoded by the coding sequence ATGGGGCCGAAGATGTGCCCGGACCGATCCTTGCTCGCCGGCAAGCCGCGAGTGCTCAGCCTGGGGCTGCCCCTCTTCGCCGCGGAGCTGGAGCGGCTCGGCGTGGCCGTGGCTCATCTGGACTGGCGGCCGCCGGCCGGCGCGGAGCCCAGGCTTGCCGCCGCGCTGGACCGGCTGCAGGAGCGGCGGCAGCTCATCGAGCCGGCGAATGCCGAGGCGTTCGAGCGCCTGGTCAACGGCGAGCCGGTGCTGGTCGACTGTCGTCCAGCCTGGGAGGCCCTCGGGCTGCCACCCCGAACGATCCTCCACGCCGGACCGCCGATCCCGTGGGCGCGTATGTGCGAGCCGATGCGTGCCGCGGTGCTGTGCGCCATCCGTTACGAGGGCTGGGCCGCGAACGACGACGTGGCCGCAGCGATGGTGGAGCGCGGCGACGCCATCCTGGCGCCCTGCCACCACCATGGCGCCGTCGGCCCGATGACCGGTATCATCACCGCGTCCATGCCGGTCTTCGTGGTGACGAACCAGCGGTATGGCAACCGGGCGCACGCGGCCATCAACGAAGGTCTGGGCAAGGTGCTGCGGTTCGGCGCCAACGACGACAGCGTGATCGCCAGGCTGCGCTGGCTGGCGAGCGAGACGGGACCGCTCCTCGGCGCCGCACTGCGCGCCGCTGGAGGCCTGCCGCTCCGGCCGCTCATGGCCCAGGCGCTGCGCATGGGCGACGAGATGCACCAGCGCAACGTCGCCGCCTCGTCGCTGCTCGCCCGGGCCTTGATGCCGCACGCGGCGCGCGCGGGAGGCCGGCACGGCGCCGTGGCCAGGTTCGCCGAGTTCCTCGCCGGCAACGATCAGTTTTTCCTCAACCTGGCCATGGCGGCCGCCAAGGCGATGGCGGATCCCGCCGGCAACGTGCCCCACAGCACGCTGGTCACGGCCATGGCCCGCAACGGCACGGAGTTCGGCATCCGGGTGTCCGGACTGGGGGAGCGGTGGTTTACCGCGCCCGTGGCCAACCCCGTGGGCCTCTACTTCCCGCGGTTCTCCGCAGCCGATGCCAACCCCGACATGGGCGACAGTGCCATCGTGGAGACGATCGGGTTGGGCGGCGGCGCCATGGCGGCCTCGCCGGCTGCCGCTCGCTTCGTGGGCGCCGGGGGCATCGCCGAGGCGGTAGCCGCCACCGAGGAGATCGCCGAGATCTGCGTCGGTGAGCATCCCCACTTCCGAATCGCCCTGCTCGACGAGCGCGGGGCCCCCGCCGGGATCGACGTGCGACTCGTCGTGGAGACGGGAATCACCCCGCTCATCAACACCGGCATCGCCGGACGGCGCGCCGGGACGGGCCAGGTGGGCGCGGGTGTCGTGCGAGCGCCGCTGGCCTGTTTCGAGCAAGCCCTGGTCGCGCTGGCCGAGGAGCCGGAGTCCGCGTCAAGTCCGTGA
- the ligD gene encoding non-homologous end-joining DNA ligase translates to MSRAATRGHHPARRTGGPRRRRGPVPRVTIPRARASVVLTVGQRQVQLTNLGKPFWPQLGITKGDLLQYYADVAPLLLPHVRDRAMVMRRYPDGAQGPSFFMKRAPVPRPEWIETCSIAHASGNVIDFPLIQDLPALLWVVNLGCIDLNQWYARCDDVDRPDWLHFDLDPGTASFPQVIETALILRQALDSLRMPSYVKTTGSKGLHVYVPIVRGPLQKEVWAVAKALALELASRHPMLMTAEYRVARRPPGRVLVDYNQNAWGRTLASIYSVRPHPRACVSTPVTWDELAAGVRTEDFRLDNVRPRLARLGDLWAPLLATRGRFDLRRLG, encoded by the coding sequence ATGAGCCGAGCGGCCACGCGCGGCCATCATCCCGCGCGTCGCACGGGCGGGCCCCGCCGCCGGCGGGGTCCGGTCCCGCGGGTGACGATCCCGCGCGCCCGCGCCAGCGTCGTGCTCACGGTCGGGCAGCGTCAGGTCCAGCTCACCAACCTGGGCAAGCCGTTCTGGCCGCAGCTCGGGATCACCAAGGGCGACCTGCTGCAGTACTACGCGGATGTCGCGCCGCTCCTACTGCCCCACGTGCGCGACCGGGCCATGGTCATGCGCCGCTATCCCGACGGCGCCCAGGGGCCCTCGTTCTTCATGAAGCGGGCGCCGGTGCCCCGGCCGGAGTGGATCGAGACGTGCAGCATCGCCCATGCCTCCGGCAACGTCATCGACTTCCCGCTCATCCAGGATCTGCCGGCGCTGCTCTGGGTCGTCAACCTGGGCTGCATCGATCTCAATCAGTGGTACGCCCGCTGCGACGACGTGGACCGACCGGACTGGCTGCACTTCGACCTCGACCCCGGCACCGCCTCCTTCCCGCAGGTCATCGAGACCGCTCTGATCCTCCGCCAGGCGCTGGACTCGCTCCGGATGCCGAGCTACGTCAAGACCACGGGATCCAAGGGCCTGCACGTCTACGTGCCGATCGTCCGCGGGCCCCTGCAGAAGGAGGTGTGGGCGGTGGCCAAGGCGCTGGCCCTGGAGCTGGCCAGCCGCCACCCGATGCTCATGACCGCCGAGTATCGGGTGGCCCGGCGCCCGCCCGGTCGGGTGCTCGTGGATTACAACCAGAACGCCTGGGGGCGTACGCTGGCCTCCATCTACTCGGTACGACCGCACCCACGCGCCTGCGTGTCGACGCCCGTCACCTGGGACGAGCTCGCCGCGGGCGTCCGCACGGAGGATTTCCGCCTGGACAACGTGCGGCCGCGGCTGGCCCGACTCGGGGACCTCTGGGCCCCCCTGCTGGCCACCCGCGGCCGCTTCGATCTGCGGCGACTGGGCTGA
- a CDS encoding ATP-dependent DNA ligase encodes MTTPSARDHGGEFARLPFAPPIAPMLSKAADALPGGAGWQFEPKWDGFRTLVFRDGDEVLLQSRDEKPMNRYFPELVAPLAAALPQRCVVDGEIVIVGSGGLDFAALLLRIHPAASRVKLLAAQSPASFVAWDLLALDDEDLRQVPLAVRRHRLEQVLAGAPPPVHLSPATRDRALAEDWFRRFEGAGLDGVMAKRLEAPYRAGERTMIKVKHVRTADCVVAGFRWHKKGAGTMVGSLLLGLYDETGTLHHVGVASAFSNAVRTRLVAELAPLRDRALENHPWRHWAEVEEDVSAGGQRLPGAASRWNRGKDLSWEPLRPERVCEVAYDHMQGSRFRHATQFLRWRPDKRPAECLYDQLEVTPAYELERVFGARDRRRPYPEARAGS; translated from the coding sequence ATGACGACGCCGTCGGCCCGCGACCACGGCGGGGAGTTCGCCCGACTGCCCTTCGCGCCACCCATCGCGCCGATGTTGTCGAAAGCCGCCGACGCCTTGCCCGGCGGCGCCGGGTGGCAGTTCGAGCCCAAATGGGACGGCTTTCGAACGCTGGTGTTCCGGGACGGCGACGAGGTCCTGCTGCAGAGCCGTGACGAGAAGCCCATGAATCGATACTTCCCCGAGCTGGTGGCTCCGCTGGCCGCCGCGCTGCCCCAGCGCTGCGTGGTCGACGGCGAGATCGTCATCGTCGGCAGCGGGGGCCTCGATTTCGCGGCCCTGCTGTTGCGCATCCATCCGGCCGCTTCCCGGGTGAAGCTGCTGGCCGCGCAGTCCCCCGCGTCGTTCGTAGCCTGGGACCTTCTCGCCCTGGACGACGAGGATTTGCGCCAGGTGCCGCTGGCCGTGCGGCGCCACCGGCTGGAGCAAGTCCTGGCCGGCGCGCCGCCGCCGGTGCACCTGTCGCCAGCCACGCGGGATCGGGCCCTGGCCGAGGACTGGTTTCGTCGTTTCGAGGGCGCCGGGCTGGACGGCGTCATGGCCAAGCGCCTGGAGGCGCCCTATCGGGCCGGCGAGCGCACGATGATCAAGGTGAAGCATGTGCGGACCGCCGACTGCGTCGTCGCCGGCTTTCGCTGGCACAAGAAGGGAGCGGGCACGATGGTCGGCTCGCTGCTGCTCGGCCTCTACGATGAGACCGGCACGCTGCACCATGTCGGTGTCGCTTCCGCCTTCAGCAACGCGGTGCGAACCCGGCTCGTCGCCGAGCTGGCGCCGTTGCGCGACCGCGCGCTGGAGAACCATCCCTGGCGGCATTGGGCCGAGGTCGAGGAGGACGTGAGCGCCGGGGGGCAGCGGCTGCCCGGCGCCGCTAGCCGTTGGAATCGCGGCAAGGATCTGAGCTGGGAGCCGCTCCGGCCGGAACGAGTGTGCGAGGTGGCCTACGATCACATGCAGGGTTCTCGCTTCCGGCATGCGACGCAGTTCCTGCGCTGGCGCCCCGACAAGCGGCCTGCTGAGTGCCTCTACGACCAGCTGGAGGTCACGCCGGCCTACGAGCTGGAGCGGGTCTTTGGCGCCCGCGACCGCCGCCGGCCGTACCCGGAGGCGCGTGCCGGATCGTGA
- a CDS encoding RNA polymerase sigma factor — MTEQTSDQTREVVESLYRSESRRVLATLIRVLGDFDLAEEALHDAFAAAVAQWPRDGLPANPRAWLVSAGRFKAIDGMRRRVRFDASLAELAERLDAQAADATSRDDETLEDDRLRLIFTCCHPALPADAQVALTLREVCGLTTEEIARAFLSAAPTVAQRVVRAKTKIREARIPYQVPSRAELPERLDIVLHVIYLVFNEGYSASSGSSLTRPDLSAEAIRLGRLLVALLPEPEAEGLLALMLLHESRRAARTSPTGELVLLDEQDRSRWNRHQIAEGLTLLERALASRRFGPYTLQAAIAAVHAEAPTAAATDWSQIVSLYDVLVRVDPSPVVELNRAAAVAMRDGPLAGLALIEAILARGNLDNYALAHSARAELCRRLGRTAEARASYARALSLTRQEPQRRFLERRLAELPG; from the coding sequence TTGACAGAGCAGACGTCGGATCAGACGCGCGAAGTGGTGGAGAGCCTCTACCGTTCCGAGTCTCGCCGCGTGCTGGCGACCCTCATCCGGGTGCTCGGGGATTTCGACCTCGCCGAGGAGGCGCTGCACGACGCCTTCGCCGCGGCGGTGGCACAATGGCCGCGCGACGGCCTGCCGGCCAATCCCCGGGCCTGGCTGGTGTCGGCCGGCCGGTTCAAGGCCATCGACGGCATGCGCCGACGCGTCCGGTTCGACGCCTCGCTGGCCGAGCTCGCCGAACGGCTCGACGCCCAGGCCGCGGACGCCACCAGCCGCGACGACGAGACACTCGAAGATGACCGGCTGCGCTTGATCTTCACGTGCTGCCATCCCGCCCTGCCGGCCGATGCCCAGGTGGCGCTGACCCTGCGCGAAGTCTGCGGCCTCACCACCGAGGAGATCGCGCGCGCCTTCCTCAGTGCCGCGCCCACGGTGGCCCAGCGAGTGGTGCGCGCCAAGACGAAGATCCGGGAGGCGCGTATTCCCTACCAGGTGCCGTCCCGCGCCGAGCTGCCCGAGCGGCTGGACATCGTACTGCACGTCATCTACCTGGTCTTCAACGAAGGATATTCCGCTTCGTCGGGCTCCTCGCTGACGCGGCCCGACCTCTCGGCCGAGGCGATCCGTCTGGGGCGCCTGCTGGTCGCGCTGCTGCCGGAGCCGGAAGCCGAGGGACTGCTGGCCCTGATGCTGTTGCACGAATCGCGACGCGCCGCGCGCACGTCGCCGACCGGCGAGCTGGTCCTCCTCGACGAGCAGGACCGTTCGCGCTGGAATCGCCATCAGATCGCCGAGGGACTGACGCTGTTGGAGCGCGCACTCGCCTCGCGCCGGTTCGGCCCGTACACGCTGCAGGCGGCGATCGCAGCGGTACACGCCGAGGCGCCCACCGCGGCCGCGACGGACTGGTCACAGATCGTCAGCCTCTACGACGTTCTGGTCCGCGTGGATCCCTCGCCAGTGGTCGAGCTGAACCGCGCCGCGGCCGTGGCCATGCGCGACGGCCCCCTGGCCGGACTGGCCCTCATCGAGGCGATCCTCGCCCGGGGCAATCTCGACAACTATGCCCTGGCCCACTCCGCGCGGGCCGAGCTGTGCCGACGACTGGGCCGGACGGCCGAGGCCCGAGCCTCCTACGCCCGGGCCCTCAGCCTCACGCGGCAGGAACCGCAGCGGAGGTTTCTCGAGCGACGGCTGGCCGAGTTGCCCGGATGA